CATCGACGACGTCGCCGCCACTGTCGCCGAGAAGGTGACGGCTGCCACGGTGGTCGACCGTTTGGAGACGGCGGCCACGATGACGGCTGTCGACGGGAATAATCTGACTGCGGTGACGGCCGCTGACGAAGAGGTCACCGCTGCAGCTGCTCCGGCGACGTTGCAAATCACCACTGACGAGAAGGCTGTGACCGCTGCGGCGCGAGTATCCGAAGTGAGTTTCGTCAGacaatttaaacgttttttaatttttttttttatcgcaacACTGATTCAATgtaggacgtcacacccgcatatgatgttatctccgtcttacaaacggattatataaaatgttaggcGTTCAGCAGTCCCAATTTTGTGGTGTTGTCTTAAATCTTAGAGTAATTTTACCTGTATAGAATATCAAACGTCTTAAAGGTAAAAACACCATTCGTGTTTTTATCGTTGggatttttacaacattttaattattaagcgAGGTATGagcattttttattatcattatttaacatattcatgctcagaatttgattaaaattgaaaatattgtaagcACCGAAcgaaaaacacagataatattcgtATCTTTAAGTTTGATCATATGTCAATTCACTCTGCTATTTAAGCTGCCTGTAACAGCATAAAACTGGAATTTCCGAACGCAAATGTTCGTATCTTATGCATtaataagacggagacaacacatgtgcgGAGGATGTCTTCTGAAGTCGCTAAGTCGCTGTAGAATAAATGGTGGTGACCCTCCTAACCACGAGAGATGAATGTAAAATACATTGCGGGACGTGCGGGGCTGTTGGGTTGCCTACAGGTTAcctttaatacatattaaatacaaataggtaataataaataataacattatttgtatatttgcaGACTGGTCTATTTGCCCCACCTAAATTGTCCACCAACATTATTTAGTTAGTTTAGTTACTATACATCATCGACGGATGTTGGGGATGAAAGATATTGGAATTAGGGGTTCAATATAGCATACGGGCTACAATAATTGTTCAACGTTGATTTCTCAGCtgttaaaaattccaaaaattaaggcatggttaaaataatattatgtgttccaTAGtttcaggggcggactggcccagggtgcgtgctatacaccaagtagcaccccgggcccccgtttgtatttatgatcagggcccccgattaccacagtcggtatacggtataatattggtataatacggtattatacaaaataaaaataaaataaaatatttcaacatctctacaaataaacaacatgttattcttaattttttttttatatttacttataaaactaagggctctttcctaatttaggtaggtttgaaaaaaaattacgggcccctaattaattttgcaccccgggccaaaaatggccagtccgcccctgcatAGTTTATTTCGAATTTAAAGGAACCAAGTACGGTCTtgggaaataatatattataatattatatataatatttataaaaaaaaaaccaacattttaaacaattatacgataaaaatgcatgttatcaattgtaatataatataccaaaataattaaagtcAACGACTAACGATTCCTggaaattgtataggtatattatcatatatatattaatacatattttatacacacacaacatttatcattatctcttattcataatattcgtaatattataacaatcttTAATAACACATTGGATGATCAATAAATAGTAAAAGTTGAAGtgaatgtaattataaaattcctTTCGTAACACAATAcagatttatcatttaatattgatatataatgtttacctattaaatgatattttaatttaaaattattgacaattaGGCTTTCCATTATGTTaccaattcataaatattattatggtataatattatcagttatcactagaAAATTGGttacctagttatttatttatgatcatGTTTACATATTACACAAACTTAATTCTAAATATTAGTCATAGACtacgcacacacacattatttaatttttaccatttttcaGTGTCTGATCTATGTTCTACctattttgaagttttgaactcCGAACTCCGAACTCCGGTGTTAAAATCGAATCACTCAGTTTTCATACCGTTTCAGGCTTTCAGTGTAGGTACAGACGTAGCCTGACGTACAGTAGCTATCCGTGTACAGCTTTCAAACTATATCGAACACTGCTCACAGATAAAAAAATCGTAGTGTGTCGTGTGTGACCACCATCGGTGCAACTAGGGGGGTTCAAAAGGGTCTTCAGCACCCCCAAGTTCTAATTTAGCACCCCTTGTTTTTTACGTctaactatcattattattttgaaataccgtaaattgtatgtttttaaaatatgaaatattatagcacCGCACGTTTTAGaggtctagttgcgccaatggtgACCGCTAACCAGGTTTAGGGCAAAATGAGCATTATTGTATATGGGATCTGGGTatgatacattaaaaaatataacaaaaagtgAACATACTTTGACGAGAGAAATAATACCCATTAATGActctccattttttttttattgagtatacttaatttgtaataattgttaattaatattatgaatctaGCAGATCTcgacaatatttgaatttaaattaaattttttgttttaggttattgaaaatgaaataaataaaaaaaaagaagttatcATTAGCGTTATTCCACACATGCAGGTACAGGTAAATTTATACCGAACTATTTTAAGCTGTTATCATAATGTAACTTTAAAgcaattggggggggggggctttaggggctaagcctccaaaaatgtccataggcccccaaacatttcctgcattttgttttaaggttatttaatattatcaaagtaaggctccCCCCTCTCCCAAATCCCGAACGCTATTTGCAAAAATGCttgtaaattacctataatattatgtatacatttctggtacctacctatttatagtatatGACATTGTAAGCAGTGTGAAATGTGTAACATTgtttaaaacctttttttatagaattaacaTCACCTAAgaagttttgaaaatttataatagtatgttgtattatatataataaattataaagttaataattaatatattaatatttaatgtgtaataCTTACCTCATACAATATACCGACAATATCATCTATAGTTAATGGCATCtacttaatttaacttatataatagaaattagaCTGCAGCGTTTCTTAAACTTTATTATCCGCATGGGACACTTATTTATGTCCATTTGTGAAacgcctatttttttttagctttttagtatttttttatttagctttcaataataaattattaaagctCGAAAATTAGACCCCTACTttgtttcaatagttttaatgtaaggattattttcaataaaaattataataaattaatataataaaaatttgtatacctccctactatatttaattaaaaaaaatattttaaataaccgaCAAACAGAACgtctaaaattaaatgtttatgaaatgagtgaaattactttttattatcacaaatataggaagataaaattaaaaaatataagccaCTCGTTAGGATACAAAAATTGGGGttcatacatttataagaaCTTAAAaaggtaacttttttttttattattatcccacggcaacttaggccattaggtgggggggggggggtactgtaggtttaaccacgtgtgtttgttagttaggtaacttttattttgcatattttggaatttttaggccaatttttatgttttgagtAAATGTTCATGTGTTATATAACAATggatacaatttgaaaaaaattaacgtaataagctataaagaaataaaatagaaaaggtattatttattttgctttgtcatactatttttatcacgtattatattttttagattctgagtggaacgatgaatatattgattttacaatgatgtgtgttttttctttttttctttttgtgtctgtcaccactgtttggagcagtaaaac
This portion of the Acyrthosiphon pisum isolate AL4f chromosome A1, pea_aphid_22Mar2018_4r6ur, whole genome shotgun sequence genome encodes:
- the LOC100573751 gene encoding uncharacterized protein LOC100573751 codes for the protein MEPSPAARPQPLRELPHGQAQNGRQTTTDDASSEPCYIDDVAATVAEKVTAATVVDRLETAATMTAVDGNNLTAVTAADEEVTAAAAPATLQITTDEKAVTAAARVSEVIENEINKKKEVIISVIPHMQVQVNLYRTILSCYHNVTLKQLGGGGFRG